The Lonsdalea populi genome window below encodes:
- a CDS encoding LysR family transcriptional regulator, whose translation MAAISLRHIEIFHAVMTTGNLTEAAGLLNTSQPTVSRELARFERLMQMALFERVRGRLHPTAQGLRLFEEVQRSYYGLDRIVSAAEDIRRFQQAQLSIACLPVFSQSLLPEVCQPLLAEYPTLNLHIIPQESPLLEEWLSAQRHDLGLTENSTTPAGTERETLMQLSEVCVLPSRHPLASKPVLTPEDFRHQPFISLSSADSYRQWLDHLFQEAGVERSMVMETHSAASVCAMVRAGVGLSIVNPLTAADYAASRHGVVVRRFSIDVPFTVSLIRPLHRPASALVDTVTEHLQRFAQAFPARLQRLINGETRLRQD comes from the coding sequence GTGGCGGCCATTTCCCTGCGACATATCGAAATTTTTCATGCCGTGATGACCACCGGCAACCTGACGGAAGCCGCCGGCCTGCTCAATACGTCGCAGCCGACGGTGAGCCGGGAGCTGGCGCGCTTCGAGCGTCTCATGCAGATGGCGTTGTTCGAACGGGTGCGCGGCCGCCTGCATCCGACCGCGCAGGGGCTACGGCTGTTTGAAGAGGTCCAGCGCTCTTACTACGGGCTGGACCGGATCGTCAGTGCGGCCGAGGATATTCGGCGCTTCCAACAGGCGCAGCTGTCCATCGCCTGCCTGCCGGTCTTTTCCCAGTCGCTGCTGCCGGAGGTGTGTCAGCCGCTGCTGGCGGAATACCCCACGCTCAATCTGCACATCATTCCCCAGGAGTCGCCGCTGCTCGAAGAGTGGCTCTCCGCGCAGCGTCACGATCTGGGGCTGACCGAGAACAGCACGACGCCCGCAGGCACCGAGCGTGAGACGCTGATGCAGCTCAGCGAAGTCTGCGTGCTGCCGTCCCGCCATCCGCTCGCCAGCAAGCCGGTGCTGACGCCGGAAGATTTTCGCCACCAGCCGTTCATCAGCCTGTCCAGCGCGGACAGCTACCGTCAGTGGCTCGACCATCTGTTTCAGGAAGCGGGCGTGGAGCGCAGTATGGTGATGGAAACGCACAGCGCCGCCTCGGTCTGCGCGATGGTGCGCGCCGGGGTGGGCCTGTCCATCGTCAATCCGCTGACGGCCGCGGACTATGCCGCCTCCCGTCACGGCGTAGTCGTCCGCCGTTTCAGCATCGACGTCCCCTTTACCGTCAGCCTGATCCGCCCGCTGCACCGCCCTGCCTCCGCGCTGGTCGATACCGTGACCGAGCACCTGCAGCGGTTTGCGCAGGCATTTCCGGCCCGCTTGCAGCGATTGATTAACGGAGAAACAAGGCTTCGTCAGGACTGA
- the lysA gene encoding diaminopimelate decarboxylase, translating to MPHDLNTPSHALNADSLRALPARFGCPVWAYDADTIINRIAQLRAFDTIRFAQKACSNIHILALMRRHGVKVDSVSLGEIERALAAGFQPGTPDHDIVFTADLLDHATLKRVAALNIPVNAGSVDMLNQLGAVSPGHPVWLRVNPGFGHGHSQKTNTGGENSKHGIWYGDLPLALAAIERYPLKLVGLHMHIGSGVDYGHLEQVCDAMVRQVIDFGQDLEAISAGGGLSIPYRDGEESIDTQHYYGLWNGARERIAAHLGHPVTLEIEPGRFLMAEAGVLVAEVRAVKAMGRRHFVLVDAGFNDLMRPAMYGSYHHITLLPGDGRDLGGSALRDTVVAGPLCESGDVFTQQAGGGVETIALPDAKVGDYLVFHDTGAYGASMSSNYNSRPLLPEVLFDGGEPRLIRRRQTVEELLALEQL from the coding sequence ATGCCGCACGATCTGAATACCCCTTCCCACGCGTTGAACGCAGACAGCCTGCGGGCGCTGCCGGCCCGCTTCGGCTGCCCGGTCTGGGCCTACGACGCCGACACCATCATCAACCGCATCGCCCAACTGCGCGCCTTCGACACCATTCGGTTCGCGCAGAAGGCGTGCTCCAACATCCATATTCTGGCGCTGATGCGCCGGCACGGCGTCAAGGTGGATTCCGTTTCGCTGGGGGAGATCGAGCGCGCGCTGGCGGCCGGCTTTCAGCCGGGAACGCCGGATCACGACATCGTCTTCACCGCCGATCTGCTGGATCACGCTACGTTGAAACGGGTGGCCGCGCTGAACATTCCCGTCAACGCCGGTTCCGTGGACATGCTCAATCAACTGGGCGCCGTCTCGCCGGGGCACCCGGTCTGGCTGCGCGTCAATCCGGGCTTCGGCCACGGACACAGCCAGAAAACCAATACCGGCGGTGAAAACAGCAAGCACGGCATCTGGTACGGCGATCTGCCGCTGGCGCTGGCGGCGATTGAGCGTTACCCGCTCAAATTAGTCGGTTTGCATATGCACATCGGCTCCGGCGTAGACTACGGCCATCTGGAACAGGTTTGTGACGCGATGGTGCGGCAGGTGATCGACTTCGGTCAGGATCTGGAGGCTATCTCCGCAGGCGGCGGGCTGTCCATCCCTTACCGTGACGGTGAGGAGTCGATCGACACGCAACACTATTACGGGCTGTGGAACGGTGCGCGTGAGCGCATCGCCGCGCATCTTGGTCATCCGGTCACGTTGGAGATCGAACCCGGCCGTTTCCTGATGGCGGAAGCGGGCGTGCTGGTGGCGGAAGTCCGGGCCGTCAAGGCGATGGGCCGCCGTCACTTCGTGCTGGTCGACGCCGGGTTTAACGATCTGATGCGCCCGGCGATGTACGGCAGCTACCACCACATCACGCTGCTGCCGGGGGATGGCCGCGATTTGGGCGGATCGGCGCTGCGCGACACGGTGGTGGCGGGGCCGCTATGCGAGTCCGGCGACGTCTTTACCCAGCAGGCGGGCGGCGGCGTTGAAACTATCGCCCTGCCGGATGCCAAAGTCGGAGACTACCTGGTCTTCCACGACACCGGGGCCTACGGCGCGTCGATGTCGTCTAACTACAACAGCCGTCCGCTGCTGCCGGAAGTGCTGTTCGACGGCGGCGAGCCGCGCCTGATCCGCCGTCGGCAGACGGTGGAAGAGCTGCTGGCGCTGGAACAGCTGTAA
- a CDS encoding GntP family permease: protein MNGMEPLGWYGALIGLFIAIFLILRKINPVYSLFFGAIAGAVIGGASLDQTLALLTTGTQSVMGTVIRVLAAGVLAGVMMESGAAETIAQAVVKKMGEGKAILALALATMIITAVGVFIPVAVLIVAPIALSVGNKMGISKLALLLALSGGGKAGNIISPNPNAIAAANGFHISLSDVMIAGFIPAMGGLLMTILIAGLLKNKGAKVTEQEVAALSAHQPAGDKRYPPLHQAIVAPLVAVILLMINPIGSILNIPLLSEFKLDALYVLPIAGIVGLLAMGQHRKLIAYTASGLEKMTATVLILIGAGAIAGLIAASNLSTQVVALINLMGISGTFLAPISGILMAAATASTSTGVILATGTFGSAIANVGGSPIASAVMVHTGATVIDSLPQGNYFHVTAGSMNMALRQRMSLIPYEAMVGGTMTIIATVLYGLL, encoded by the coding sequence ATGAACGGCATGGAACCCCTTGGTTGGTATGGAGCATTAATCGGTCTATTCATTGCCATTTTCTTGATTCTTCGCAAAATAAATCCCGTCTACTCGCTATTTTTCGGCGCAATCGCGGGCGCGGTGATCGGCGGCGCGAGCCTTGACCAGACGCTGGCTCTGCTGACCACCGGGACGCAAAGCGTGATGGGCACCGTGATCCGCGTGCTGGCCGCCGGCGTGCTGGCCGGGGTGATGATGGAGTCCGGCGCGGCGGAGACCATCGCCCAGGCGGTGGTGAAAAAAATGGGCGAGGGCAAGGCGATCCTGGCGCTGGCGCTGGCCACGATGATCATCACCGCCGTCGGCGTTTTTATCCCGGTCGCGGTACTGATCGTCGCGCCGATCGCGCTATCGGTCGGCAACAAAATGGGGATCTCCAAGCTGGCGCTGCTGTTGGCGCTCTCCGGCGGCGGCAAGGCGGGCAACATCATCTCACCGAATCCGAATGCCATCGCGGCGGCTAACGGTTTCCACATCTCCCTGAGCGATGTGATGATCGCCGGTTTTATTCCCGCCATGGGCGGTTTGCTGATGACGATCCTGATCGCCGGTTTGTTGAAAAACAAAGGCGCCAAGGTGACCGAACAGGAAGTCGCCGCGCTGTCCGCGCATCAACCTGCGGGCGACAAGCGTTACCCGCCGCTGCATCAGGCCATCGTGGCGCCGCTGGTGGCGGTGATCCTGCTAATGATCAATCCCATCGGCTCGATCCTGAATATCCCGCTGCTCTCCGAGTTTAAGCTTGATGCGCTGTACGTCTTGCCGATCGCCGGGATCGTCGGCCTGCTGGCGATGGGGCAGCATAGAAAATTGATCGCCTATACCGCGTCCGGGCTGGAGAAAATGACGGCGACGGTCCTGATCCTAATCGGCGCCGGGGCGATAGCCGGTCTGATTGCGGCGTCGAATTTGTCGACGCAGGTGGTGGCGCTCATCAACCTGATGGGGATCTCCGGCACGTTCCTGGCGCCGATTTCCGGGATCCTGATGGCGGCGGCCACGGCTTCGACGTCCACGGGCGTCATTCTGGCGACCGGCACGTTCGGCAGCGCCATCGCCAACGTCGGCGGCAGTCCGATCGCCTCTGCGGTGATGGTGCACACCGGGGCGACCGTGATCGACTCTCTGCCGCAGGGCAACTACTTCCACGTGACCGCCGGCAGCATGAACATGGCGCTGCGCCAGCGCATGTCGCTCATTCCTTATGAAGCGATGGTGGGCGGCACCATGACGATTATCGCCACCGTGCTGTACGGTCTCCTTTAA